The genomic DNA TATTCTTATTTAACGAACTAAAAAGGGCGTGAGAGTGATAAGGAAATGGAAGTGGTATATATGTATGGCTTTACTCGGTATAGCAGTATGGAGTGTATATACAAATGGAATTACAAAATTAACATTCTTCAATATACAAAGTGAAAAACGAACGGGGTTTAGTAATAATGATGAGAAGGTTATCTTATCAAATGTACCATTAATTCAGCAATTACCAGAGTTAGATAGAGGGTGTGAAGTAACGAGCTTAGCGATGATGTTACAATACGCAGATATTACAGTGGATAAGATGAAATTAGCAAATGAAATAAAGAAGGTTGATTTTATGAACGATGGTGTACGTGGGGATCCGAATGAAGGATTTGTAGGAAATATTTATACCTTTTCTGAATCCGGATATGGTGTATATCATGGGCCACTTTTTCAATTAGCGAAAAAGTATTTACCTAATAAAGCTGTAGATTTAACGGGGAAGAGTATAGAAGAAATGTATAAGAGTGTAAAGGCAGGACAACCGGTAGTCATGATTACAAATGCAACATTTGCGCCACTAGATGAGGATGAATTCACTACATGGGAGACAAATAGTGGAGATGTTTCTATTACGTATAATGAACATTGCGTTGTACTGATTGGATATGATAAGGAATTTGTATATATTCGAGATCCTCTCAGTGATAGTTTAGATGTAAAAGTACCGAGAGAAAGCTTTGAAAAGGCATGGATACAAATGGGGAGTCAGGCGATTAGTTATGTGAAAAGCTCCAAATGAATTAGTAAGGAAAGAGATGTAAGGAATTGTAAGAGGTGTTTTTTTGTTAAGAAATAAGAGAACTTTAGCTTATTATATGAGCTGAAGTTCTTTTATTTTTTATAATTAAATATTTAGAAGTAGTGAATATGTAAAAATGCATAATTGACAAAAATATTACATGTTATCATTATATATTGTTTTATATATGTCACTTGTATAAAATTACACAAGTATCCACATTACATAAAGGAGGCTTATTATGCAAAAAATATTTAACTGGGTTAAATGTATGAGTATCAAGAAAAAATTAATCATTTCATTTTTTCTTATTTTAACTATACCAGGACTTATTATCGGTGGTGTTTCATATCAAACTGCCAAAACAAATTTTGAACAACAAATTACAGGTAAAGCAAAGGAAAATATTTCGATTTTAAATACTGTTATTTCTCAAAATATAGAAGAGAAATTTGTTGATGCAGCATATTTTGCAGACATTTTAACAGAGGATACATATCCAAACGGACAAGAAGAAATAGTAAGAACGAAATTAGCGCAATATATAAAACTTCATCCAGAAGTAGAAGGTATTTATATTGGAACGCAGACGGGAAAGTTTATAAGAGAACCATTTATCCAAATGTCTGATGGGTATAATCCAACAGAGAGAGATTGGTATAAAGAAGCACATGAAAATAAAGGGAAAGTAATTGTTACTGCACCATATCAATCAGCATCTACAAAAAATATGGTAGTGACAATTGCTAAAGAAGTAAAAGATGGTAAAGGTGTTATAGGAATTAACTTAAATTTAGATAACATTTTAAAAATCTCCAAAATGATTAACATTGGGGAAAAAGGTTATGCAGTTATTTTAGATCAAAATAAGCAAATTGTTAGTCATCCATCTAGAAAACCAGGTGCAAAAGTTACTGATCCTTGGGTTAAACCAATCTATGAAGAAAAACAAGGAAATGTTTCTTATACAGAACAAGATGATAAAAAGAATTTAATCTTTGCAACAAATGAGAAAACGGGCTGGAAAGTAGTTGGAGTCATGTTTGATGAAGAAATTACCCAAGCTGCGAATCCAGTTTTTTATAAGACTTTTATTGTCATTGCTATCGCTATTGTATTTGGTAGTGTATTAATTTATTTCATCACAAAGTCTATTACAAGACCATTAAGAAAAATAGCTGACTCGGCATATAAAATTAGTAAGGGGGATTTGACAGAGAAAATTACAATTCATTCAAATGATGATATAGGAAAATTAGGGAATTCATTTAATGAAATGTCTGCCTCTTTACAAGATATTATTACTCAAATTAGTTTTTCAGCAGAGCATGTGGCGGCATCGGCTGAAGAGTTAACAGCGAGCGTACAGCAAGCAAATGATGCGACAGATCAAATTACAATTGCAATGGAACAAGTATCAGGTGGGGCTGAATCACAAAGTCAAGGTGTTGAAGAAGGTGCGGCTACATTACAACAAGTAAATACAGCAATTCAAGATGTGACTGGAAGCGCGGAATCAATTTCTATTTCCTCATTACATGCGAGAGAGCGAGCTAAAGAGGGTGAAGACTTGGTTGAACAAACTGCAACACAAATGCAGTCTATTTCTAGGTCGGTATCCGAGTCGGATGCTATTATTAAACTTCTTGATGAGAAATCAAAGCAGGTAGGAGCTATTTCTGAAGCAATTCAAAACATCGCTACTCAAACGAACTTATTAGCTTTAAATGCGGCTATTGAAGCAGCAAGAGCGGGTGAACAGGGCCGAGGGTTTGCTATTGTAGCAGATGAGGTTAGAAAATTAGCGGAGCAATCAGGAGAATCATCTGGAGAGATTGCAAATTTAATTGCAGAAATTAAGGCTGATATTGAACATACTGTTAAGGCGATGGATAATGTGAATGGGGAAGTTCAACAAGGTCTTGATGTTGTAACAAAAACGAAAGTAAGTTTTACGGAAATTTTAAGTTCTACTACACATATTGTTTCTCAAGTTAATCAAATGGTAGAAACAACGCAGAGAATTGCTGGAGATGCAAATGAAGTGACAAATGCTATTGATGAAATTGCAGCAGCTGCAGAAGAAAATACAGCTAGTATGCAAAGTGTTGCTGCTTCAACAGAAGAACAAGTAAATTCAATGGAAGAAATTAGTTCAGCTTCGCAAAACTTAGCTGAGATGGCCGAAGAACTACAAGCGATGACTAGTAAATTTAAAGTATAATAACAGCAGATAAGTAAGGTGAAAATAATATCACCTTACTTATTTTTCTATTCAGCAATTAGGGGAGTCATTAACGGGATGAAAAAAAGAAAAAGGCTATGGAATTTATGGAAAACGATTACATTGTTAGTTTGTACGGTTGTAATTTTTTCTTTACTTGTGACAGATATATTAATTAGTCATAATGTAGAACGGGCAACGGAGGACAGCCAAGCAGAGAAAGCAAAAACAATTGCACACATTGTGGCGAATGAGTCAATTGTAATC from Bacillus basilensis includes the following:
- a CDS encoding C39 family peptidase, with the translated sequence MIRKWKWYICMALLGIAVWSVYTNGITKLTFFNIQSEKRTGFSNNDEKVILSNVPLIQQLPELDRGCEVTSLAMMLQYADITVDKMKLANEIKKVDFMNDGVRGDPNEGFVGNIYTFSESGYGVYHGPLFQLAKKYLPNKAVDLTGKSIEEMYKSVKAGQPVVMITNATFAPLDEDEFTTWETNSGDVSITYNEHCVVLIGYDKEFVYIRDPLSDSLDVKVPRESFEKAWIQMGSQAISYVKSSK
- a CDS encoding methyl-accepting chemotaxis protein, translating into MTGKAKENISILNTVISQNIEEKFVDAAYFADILTEDTYPNGQEEIVRTKLAQYIKLHPEVEGIYIGTQTGKFIREPFIQMSDGYNPTERDWYKEAHENKGKVIVTAPYQSASTKNMVVTIAKEVKDGKGVIGINLNLDNILKISKMINIGEKGYAVILDQNKQIVSHPSRKPGAKVTDPWVKPIYEEKQGNVSYTEQDDKKNLIFATNEKTGWKVVGVMFDEEITQAANPVFYKTFIVIAIAIVFGSVLIYFITKSITRPLRKIADSAYKISKGDLTEKITIHSNDDIGKLGNSFNEMSASLQDIITQISFSAEHVAASAEELTASVQQANDATDQITIAMEQVSGGAESQSQGVEEGAATLQQVNTAIQDVTGSAESISISSLHARERAKEGEDLVEQTATQMQSISRSVSESDAIIKLLDEKSKQVGAISEAIQNIATQTNLLALNAAIEAARAGEQGRGFAIVADEVRKLAEQSGESSGEIANLIAEIKADIEHTVKAMDNVNGEVQQGLDVVTKTKVSFTEILSSTTHIVSQVNQMVETTQRIAGDANEVTNAIDEIAAAAEENTASMQSVAASTEEQVNSMEEISSASQNLAEMAEELQAMTSKFKV